The window TAAAAACATTATAATGGGATTCTCATCATATTCTCAGAATTCGCCTGAACACCTTTGATACCACAGGTCACAAGGTTGCAAGGTAAATATTAGGTGGAATTTCATCTGGTATACTTGGGCTTAGGTAGGACGAACACCCAAGTTAGCTCAATAGAAGAGTCATGCAAATCAAGTTTTCTATGAAAACTCAGCATAGGCTTACGACGTAAGTTTACTTACGAAAAATCTAAGGAGGCAAACCAGATGAAAAACCAACAACAAACGTGGTACAAGAAACTAGTCGTAGCGGCATTGACCGTTTCCATAGGACTTTCTGCAGGAATGGTGAGTGCGCCTCATCAAGCCGGGGCAGCGGAAGCCATTGATGCTTCAATCACAGCAACTTCTCGTGCCAGTCAAGTGATTTCGATCGGTAAAAACTATTTGGGAAGACCTTATCAATTCGGTGCTAAAGCGGGGCAAACGCGAACATTTGACTGCTCTTCCTTCACACAATACGTGTTCAAGCGGGTTGGCGTAAACCTGCCTAGGACCTCCAAACAGCAATCCCATGTCGGAAGATACGTATCCAGAAGCAACCTCCGCACAGGCGATCTCGTGTTCTTCTCTATTCCGGGCAAACCCGGCGTCATTAACCATGTAGCCATTTATATGGGTAACGGCAACCTGCTGCAAACATACGGTGCAGGCGGAGTCCGTATTACTAACATTCACAGCGGAACTTGGTCTTCCCGTTACATGACCGCTCGCCGCGTCCTATAGTCCAACAAGGATAACCCTCAGCCATATGGCTTGAGGGTTTTTGCTTTTCACTAGGAGTGTGCAGGCCAAAATGTATTCCGCCCTCCTGACTCACTAGTAACGGATATACGCCTCAACATAGTTCTCCCTTAAGCCTCGCTTGCGCACCTTGATCTGCAGCAGACGTTGTTTGTAGCTCACTCTAGCCGTCCTTGGCTGCACAAGGGTCGGTAGCTTAATGATTCGGTTCTTGCCGCTGAGAAAGCCGGTCAGCTTAATCTGATTGGATTTCACAAACACCTGCAGCGCTCTTGGATCTTCATCTTTGGCAATCTTCACCTTAATAATGACATGCTCATGCGTCTCAAAGATTTCTGAGCCCGCATATCCTTGGGAAGAGAGACTGGCATCTAAACCCGGCATCGCTTTTTTCAGCATGTCCTGTACATATCCCTCGGCCCACGTCATATTATCTAGAAAGGTCTGCCCTTTTTCACCGAAAGGCAGCTTTTGCCCAAGGAACTTCTCAACTTGCTCCCACTTTAGCCAAGGATGGCGATTAAACCCGCTCAAGCCCATCACCTCATTTTCACTAGCAGTATATGTGCCTACTCCCTGATGTGACACCCAAATGAAAAACAGGGCACCTCTAGGCGAATACCCTCATATACTATAGTTGTGGTAAGCGCAAGGGGGTCGAGTATGCCATCTATCGTAGGGAATGTCAAAATCATCAGCGTGGGGTCGAGTTCCGTCGTCCACTTCGGCGATTCCTTTATCATCGCACCTAACAGCACCGCCAAAACTTTTGCCGGAGCAGGCTCATTTAATACCGGGGATTTCCCTCGCATCTATAATGCCTACAGCACCACCGTAACCAACGATTCCGACCTTATCGAAAACAATGCCAACAAAGTAATCATTTAATCCATTCATTTATTAACCTGAGCGAGGTGTTCCTCCAAAATGAACTGGACCATCCATCAAACCATTATGATTCAGCATTTAAAAGTGGACTCCGTAGCTAACTCCTCCGTTCTGCAAATTGGCACCGCCGGATCTATCCGATCATTATCTAATCTTTACAATACAGGCGGCTTCGTTGAATCCGCTCCAGAGATGGGAACAACCGCAACGAACCCAATCTCTCTGGTTCCTTTACCGCCACCAACTTGATATAGACTTTGTTATTAGGAAACACGAAGTTACAACGGATTGAAGCCGGAAGGAGGTGCCTTTCCTAGATGCAGAATTGTATTACTTGGCAGCAATGGGCCCAGCAGGTCTCCGCCTATATTGAAATGCAGAAACAGCGAATCGATACGCTCGAACAAACCGTAACCAAACTGCAAATGGAACTTAACGCCTTGAAAGATCAAAAACGCGTCCACATTGATAAAATTGAATATAATTTCGATCAACTCAAAGTCGAAAAGCTAGACGGGACACTAACAATCGGTATTAGCCCCAGCTCGCTTGATAATATCGATGACTTATCAGTGAATGGTGCCTCGATGGGCAAATATGCTGGTGCTGATGCGAATGCATTTTTTCAGGGGCAAGGGCAAATGAAAGGGCAAATGCAAGGTCAAGGACTAAGCCAATGGCACGGAATAGGACAGAGACCACAAGGGCAAGAAGAGAGGCAAGGGCAAGGGCAAGGGCAAGGGACGGGGCATCAAGGACAAGATCAGGGGCAAGGGAGTACTTCTGCTTTTGGCATTCAGCAGGAGATCTCTAGCGGGATCGAACAATATTTGCAATATGGTGTTCATGCCGATATGCAAAATCTGGAGAACAAATATCAATATCCACTGGACGAGGATTACAAAGCCCTCATTATCGATGATATCCGTAAACAGTTAGACACACGCATTCAGCATTATGTCAATCAGTACCGCGGTGTTGGTTTCAAAGAACCGATGGAGGCCGTTACAACCAGCATCTTTGAGAAAACAAAAAAAGATATAATCAGTGCAATTGATAGTTACATATCCAGTTTACCAAGGAAGGAAGGTTAAAATAATGAACTTACATGTGGAAAACAAGCAGCTTTTCGTAGGTGACGTGCGAATCATCGGGGTAGCCATTTCTTCTATATTTCTCATTGGCGATACAGAAGTCATTTCATTGTCCTCCATGTTCGACACGCCTCCCGAATCAATCATCATTTCACCATTCGTACCTCTTCCATCGGAGGAATGACCCATGTTTCGCTTATCCATCGTCGGCAATGTCGATATCAATGACATAAGCTCGAGCAGTGTCGTGCATGTTGGCGATAACATCAACACTGCCCTAAAAACAAAAGTTTTCGCTGTCCAGCGAGAAGTTCCCTTCTATTACGGGAATGAGGGAAGCTTCAAGGCTTATCCCTTTTATCAAAGACCCTTTCCCATCCCCCAGCCTCCGGAACCCTTCACAATGTGTGTGGATAACTTAGGCTCATTTATTCGTGTGCAGAATATCCGTATTCTAGGCGTTTCCTCATCCGCTGTGCTGCAGATCGGCAGTAATCGTATCACCAGTGCCGAAGCCCACATCAAAAACACCCGCCAATTCGTCACAGATAAACCCGGCCCCAAAGAAAAGACAACCTTCGTCCAACTGGGCAAAGAAGAAGGCATCGGTTTCTTCGAAGCAACTCCCAAGCGATAACTTAGGATAGTGTCGATTCATTATCGCAAACTTGATCTACATTGAGGTGTTGTTGCAGAATGTACAACAATTGGGGCCTGTAAAGGCGATTTTGCCACAAATGGGTTCAAAATGTTGTATGAACTGCAACTTCAATTTGCCAAATAGCCTTTTGGCGTGCGAATTGTTGTAGAAATTACAACATTGGTAATCACAATAACCCATAATCTTTCACAAAGATCCGAATGATTTTAAATTAAATTTGTTCTGAGCTGCAGGGAGCCAGTATTGCTGGGAACGCTGGATACTTGGCGTTGGAGGCAGTAACTGCTTCATGGCTGGTTATCTGACGGAAGCCCTCCTTTGCTCAGTGCTGGTCCTGACGCTAGAGGCATTACCTGCTTCTTTGCTGGTCCAAGCGTTGAAGGCATTATCAGCTTAAATTATCTAGGATAATGCTCGATTATAGTTGGCGGCCGAGTATTAGTGGCGTGAGCAAGACAAGGCAACCTAAGCGCTAGCAGCTACGGATAGCAAAACAAAGAACCGCACCCCACTCGGCAAGCCGGAGTAGGTGCGGTTCTCTGCTAGAGCCGGCTCACTTCGTGAGCAGCGGCTGTGCGCGGCTGAGCAGCGCCGCCATCTCCCCGCGCGTCAGTGACGCGCCCGGGCGGAACGTGCCGTCCGCAAAGCCGTCGACAAGGCCATTGCTGCTCATCGCAGCGATGGCCCCCGCCGACCAGCTTCCTGCCGGCACGTCGGTGAAGCCCTTCGCAGCGGCTACGCCGCCAACCTGCGAAGTCAAGTACAAGGCGCGGGACAGCAGCACACTCATCTGCTCCCGCGTCATGGTCTGATCCGGCGCGAAGCGATCGCTGCTGATCCCTTGGATCAGCCCGCTCTGCTTCGCGAGCCGGATATCCTGCCACGCCCAGTGGGTGGCAGGGACATCACTGAACGAGGCGCTGAGCACTGATGACGCCTCGCCCTTCAAGCCCAGCACGCGCACGATAATCGTCGCGGCTTCAGCTCGCGTGAGCGCCGCGTCCGGTGCGAACCGGTCAGAGGCTATGCCGAGCATCCAGCCTCGGTTCGCCGCGGCAAGCACGTCAGCTTGCGCCCAATGCTTCTGCATATCGGCGAAATAAAACCCATCCGACCATAAGCTATAGTAGTTCCAAGTATCAGTCGTTTCCTG is drawn from Paenibacillus sp. V4I7 and contains these coding sequences:
- a CDS encoding C40 family peptidase, producing the protein MKNQQQTWYKKLVVAALTVSIGLSAGMVSAPHQAGAAEAIDASITATSRASQVISIGKNYLGRPYQFGAKAGQTRTFDCSSFTQYVFKRVGVNLPRTSKQQSHVGRYVSRSNLRTGDLVFFSIPGKPGVINHVAIYMGNGNLLQTYGAGGVRITNIHSGTWSSRYMTARRVL
- a CDS encoding Hsp20/alpha crystallin family protein, which produces MSGFNRHPWLKWEQVEKFLGQKLPFGEKGQTFLDNMTWAEGYVQDMLKKAMPGLDASLSSQGYAGSEIFETHEHVIIKVKIAKDEDPRALQVFVKSNQIKLTGFLSGKNRIIKLPTLVQPRTARVSYKQRLLQIKVRKRGLRENYVEAYIRY
- a CDS encoding spore germination protein; protein product: MPSIVGNVKIISVGSSSVVHFGDSFIIAPNSTAKTFAGAGSFNTGDFPRIYNAYSTTVTNDSDLIENNANKVII
- a CDS encoding spore germination protein GerPB — protein: MNWTIHQTIMIQHLKVDSVANSSVLQIGTAGSIRSLSNLYNTGGFVESAPEMGTTATNPISLVPLPPPT
- the gerPC gene encoding spore germination protein GerPC produces the protein MQNCITWQQWAQQVSAYIEMQKQRIDTLEQTVTKLQMELNALKDQKRVHIDKIEYNFDQLKVEKLDGTLTIGISPSSLDNIDDLSVNGASMGKYAGADANAFFQGQGQMKGQMQGQGLSQWHGIGQRPQGQEERQGQGQGQGTGHQGQDQGQGSTSAFGIQQEISSGIEQYLQYGVHADMQNLENKYQYPLDEDYKALIIDDIRKQLDTRIQHYVNQYRGVGFKEPMEAVTTSIFEKTKKDIISAIDSYISSLPRKEG
- a CDS encoding spore gernimation protein GerPD yields the protein MNLHVENKQLFVGDVRIIGVAISSIFLIGDTEVISLSSMFDTPPESIIISPFVPLPSEE
- a CDS encoding spore germination protein GerPE codes for the protein MFRLSIVGNVDINDISSSSVVHVGDNINTALKTKVFAVQREVPFYYGNEGSFKAYPFYQRPFPIPQPPEPFTMCVDNLGSFIRVQNIRILGVSSSAVLQIGSNRITSAEAHIKNTRQFVTDKPGPKEKTTFVQLGKEEGIGFFEATPKR